In Kwoniella newhampshirensis strain CBS 13917 chromosome 2, whole genome shotgun sequence, one DNA window encodes the following:
- a CDS encoding mitochondrial import inner membrane translocase subunit TIM22: MSLIPLPSATPLLPPVYLPGQEPLPPGTTDWEKAEMQTALRYQRYMTMAAESCPFKVGLAGVGGFALGGFFSLMSATFAYEDPLSRASTQMSTRAQTMFVFKEMGRGMWSSGKGFAKVGAIYSGVECCIEGYRAKNDIYNGVAGGFFTGAILARNAGPVAMLGGGAAFAVFSGAIDMYMRSAPSE, encoded by the exons ATGTCATTGATACCTCTGCCTTCGGCCACGCCACTTCTCCCACCTGTCTATCTACCAGGTCAAGAGCCTTTACCGCCCGGAACGACCGATTGGGAGAAAGCAGAGATGCAGACTGCTCTGAGGTACCAGAGATACATGACCATGGCAGCGGAATCATGTCCTTTCAAAGTCGGATTAGCAGGTGTAGGAG GTTTCGCTCTCGGTGGTTTCTTCTCACTCATGTCAGCAACCTTTGCCTACGAAGATCCGTTATCCAGAGCATCTACGCAGATGTCCACGAGGGCTCAGACAATGTTCGTATTCAAAGAGATGGGGAGAGGAATGTGGTCGAGCGGTAAAGGGTTTGCGAAGGTCGGAGCGATCTATTCTGGTGTCGAATGTTGTATTGAaggg TACCGAGCTAAGAACGATATCTATAACGGTGTAGCGGGTGGTTTCTTCACGGGTGCGATCCTGGCTCGCAACGCAGGACCAGTAGCGATGCTCGGAGGTGGGGCTGCGTTCGCCGTGTTTTCAGGAGCTATCGACATGTATATGAGGAGTGCACCTTCAGAGTGA